A portion of the Microbulbifer agarilyticus genome contains these proteins:
- a CDS encoding ShlB/FhaC/HecB family hemolysin secretion/activation protein: protein MARLEFGKLAQALALAVAVPCAWAQTEVDLPDHIPGADAGEQAAEIRRREQLLMDRPAMPALRLIDEVEVTGDPRELEGPIFELRSVRFSPSELLTEQQLRDIVLPYLGQQVAHSQLMEIVESINRTYRESGVYTAVAVLPQQEVKEGVVSIRLIEGKLGEIRFEGNEYTPDAFFSEWMVEHQGQETVDMPRLQADILEFNRLHDERIRAELRRGESFGLTDIVVTVQEPERGFFQTFADNYGYESSGRESLGFMYRRQHLLSGGDRAIAYLSGSEGAQSLSLSYNRPLPGTLWRVGGSASLTRTDLTEGDFATSEVQGDSHRLGLESSWLAWSGERGWLNVLGAAGYTRSTTEIAGVVFSDDAILQGQVGVSVNWVGRNWQVTGRQMLAYTDFDDKSDVGSARQATQETLYNGALTGYVRAGTTGFYGILLSSWQHSNDAQLPGSLSFSLGGPTSIRGYLPSAVSGDRGWYGQAELHYDGWQPWDVTVEPYLFFDYGEAKSLDRGADGTEKINVETPLGAGGVGLALSGTFWSLSMNYAEPTKEATPKQDSAVFYARMSVRY, encoded by the coding sequence GTGGCAAGGTTGGAATTTGGAAAACTCGCGCAGGCACTGGCGCTCGCAGTGGCGGTGCCCTGTGCCTGGGCGCAGACGGAAGTTGATCTGCCCGACCATATTCCCGGCGCCGATGCGGGGGAGCAGGCGGCGGAGATTCGTCGTCGCGAGCAGTTGCTGATGGATCGTCCTGCGATGCCGGCTTTGCGGCTGATCGATGAGGTTGAAGTGACCGGAGATCCCCGAGAACTGGAGGGGCCGATATTCGAGCTGCGCAGTGTGCGCTTCAGTCCATCAGAGCTGCTTACCGAGCAGCAACTGCGGGACATCGTCCTACCTTATCTGGGGCAGCAGGTCGCCCACAGCCAATTGATGGAGATCGTAGAGTCGATCAACCGCACCTACCGCGAATCTGGGGTCTACACCGCCGTAGCGGTGTTGCCGCAGCAGGAAGTAAAAGAGGGTGTGGTATCGATTCGCCTGATCGAGGGCAAGCTGGGTGAGATTCGCTTTGAAGGTAACGAATACACCCCGGACGCCTTCTTCTCTGAGTGGATGGTCGAGCACCAGGGGCAGGAAACCGTGGATATGCCGCGGCTGCAGGCGGATATCCTCGAGTTCAACCGCTTGCATGACGAGCGCATTCGCGCGGAACTGCGTCGCGGTGAATCCTTTGGTCTGACAGATATTGTGGTCACCGTGCAGGAGCCCGAGCGCGGCTTTTTCCAGACCTTCGCCGACAACTACGGCTACGAGAGCTCCGGGCGCGAGTCGCTCGGTTTTATGTACCGCCGCCAGCACCTGCTTTCCGGAGGCGACCGCGCCATTGCTTACCTGTCGGGTAGCGAGGGCGCACAGTCTCTCAGTCTGAGCTACAACCGGCCGCTTCCCGGTACCCTTTGGCGTGTCGGCGGCAGTGCGTCACTGACTCGCACAGACTTGACCGAGGGGGATTTTGCCACTTCCGAGGTACAGGGCGATTCGCACCGCCTCGGGCTCGAGTCCTCCTGGCTGGCGTGGTCAGGTGAGCGCGGCTGGCTGAATGTGCTTGGCGCTGCGGGCTATACCCGCTCTACCACTGAAATTGCTGGGGTCGTCTTTAGTGATGACGCTATCCTGCAGGGTCAGGTTGGTGTCAGCGTCAACTGGGTAGGGCGCAACTGGCAGGTGACCGGCCGCCAAATGCTGGCCTACACTGATTTTGACGACAAATCCGACGTAGGCTCTGCACGCCAGGCTACTCAGGAAACCCTGTATAACGGTGCGCTGACCGGTTACGTGCGCGCGGGCACTACAGGCTTCTACGGCATCCTGCTTTCCTCTTGGCAGCACAGTAATGATGCGCAACTGCCGGGTTCGCTGTCTTTCTCGCTCGGTGGACCCACCAGTATTCGGGGCTACTTGCCCAGCGCTGTCAGCGGTGATCGGGGATGGTATGGGCAGGCCGAGCTGCATTACGATGGCTGGCAACCTTGGGATGTGACCGTAGAGCCATATCTTTTCTTTGACTACGGAGAGGCAAAATCTCTCGACCGTGGTGCGGACGGAACGGAAAAAATTAACGTTGAAACCCCGCTTGGTGCGGGTGGCGTTGGATTGGCACTTTCGGGCACCTTCTGGTCACTCTCGATGAACTACGCAGAACCTACTAAAGAGGCGACCCCCAAGCAGGATTCAGCCGTGTTCTATGCCCGCATGAGCGTTCGCTATTAG